The following proteins are encoded in a genomic region of Thioclava nitratireducens:
- a CDS encoding dipeptide/oligopeptide/nickel ABC transporter permease/ATP-binding protein produces the protein MSAFFKLLARNRLALGGLIVMGLVVLMALITPLLPLADPDATNTANRFLPPFSEGAFLGTDALGRDLLSRLLWGTRLSLAVGFAAALFAAVAGAAVGIIAGFYGGRTDNIIMRAVDMLMAFPYILLALAIVAALGPGLVNALIAVAVVNIPFFARNIRGITVGLAHKEFVDAAKLAGMSNARIITSEILPNVVPVIVIAMSTTIGWMILETAGLSFLGLGSQPPQADLGSMLGEARSALITNPHTSVIPGLMILIIVMSINLLGDGVRDALDPRLKSGALSRPMAATRVERKDRPAPEQPTDGILSLEDLHTQFQVKDRIYKAVSGVSLSVKPGECLGVIGESGSGKSVTALSIMGLVASPPGVITGGAARLEGRDMIGARYGDLRSLRGRRVAYIFQDPLATLHPLYKVGDQLVEAISCHHPISKSEGREKAIELLKSVRIPNAESRVDSYPHEMSGGMRQRVGIAMALANDPDVIIADEPTTALDVTVQAQILSLLDDLRRERGLAIIFITHDFGVVAQLCDRVAVMYAGRIVEEGPTMEILRAPAHPYTSRLIACVPELGEGKRKLEAIPGLPPSVDNLPAGCAFADRCLKAQPACKEGEILLEGTGSRTVRCLYPEPSFAEETA, from the coding sequence ATGAGCGCGTTCTTCAAACTTCTCGCGCGCAACCGTCTGGCGCTGGGGGGGCTGATCGTGATGGGACTGGTGGTTCTGATGGCGCTGATCACGCCGCTGCTGCCGCTCGCCGATCCGGATGCGACGAACACCGCGAACCGCTTCCTGCCGCCGTTTTCCGAGGGCGCGTTTCTGGGCACGGATGCATTGGGGCGCGATCTGCTCTCTCGGCTTCTCTGGGGCACGCGGTTGTCGCTGGCCGTGGGCTTTGCCGCCGCGCTTTTCGCGGCCGTCGCGGGCGCTGCGGTCGGCATCATCGCGGGCTTCTATGGCGGGCGGACCGACAACATCATCATGCGCGCCGTCGATATGCTGATGGCGTTCCCGTATATCCTGCTGGCGCTGGCGATCGTGGCCGCTCTCGGCCCCGGCCTCGTGAATGCGTTGATCGCGGTGGCGGTGGTCAATATCCCCTTCTTTGCGCGCAACATCCGCGGCATCACCGTGGGCCTCGCACATAAGGAATTCGTCGATGCGGCGAAGCTCGCGGGCATGTCCAATGCGCGCATCATCACCTCGGAGATTCTGCCCAACGTGGTGCCCGTCATCGTGATCGCGATGTCCACAACGATCGGCTGGATGATCCTCGAGACCGCCGGCCTGAGCTTCCTCGGCCTCGGCTCGCAGCCGCCGCAAGCCGATCTCGGGAGCATGCTGGGCGAGGCGCGCTCGGCGCTGATCACCAACCCGCATACCTCGGTCATTCCCGGCCTCATGATCCTGATCATCGTGATGAGCATCAACCTGCTGGGCGACGGCGTGCGCGACGCGCTCGACCCGCGGCTGAAATCGGGCGCGCTGAGCCGTCCGATGGCCGCGACCCGCGTTGAGCGCAAGGACCGTCCTGCGCCTGAACAGCCGACCGACGGCATCCTGAGCCTCGAGGACCTGCACACCCAGTTCCAAGTGAAGGACCGCATCTACAAGGCTGTTTCGGGCGTCTCGCTTTCGGTCAAACCTGGCGAATGTCTCGGGGTGATCGGCGAGAGCGGCTCGGGGAAATCGGTGACGGCACTGTCGATCATGGGGCTCGTGGCGTCACCGCCCGGCGTCATCACCGGGGGCGCTGCACGCCTTGAAGGCCGCGACATGATCGGCGCGCGCTATGGCGATCTGCGAAGTCTACGCGGTCGCCGCGTCGCCTATATCTTCCAAGACCCGCTGGCGACGCTCCACCCGCTCTACAAAGTTGGCGATCAACTGGTGGAAGCGATCTCGTGCCATCACCCGATCTCGAAATCCGAAGGGCGCGAAAAGGCGATCGAACTCCTGAAATCCGTGCGCATCCCCAATGCGGAGAGCCGCGTGGACAGCTATCCGCATGAGATGTCGGGCGGCATGCGTCAGCGCGTCGGCATCGCGATGGCGCTGGCCAACGACCCGGACGTGATCATCGCGGACGAGCCCACCACCGCGCTCGACGTGACGGTGCAGGCGCAGATCCTTTCGCTGCTCGACGATCTGCGGCGGGAACGCGGGCTCGCGATCATCTTCATTACCCATGATTTCGGCGTGGTGGCCCAGCTGTGCGACCGCGTGGCGGTGATGTATGCGGGCCGGATCGTCGAGGAAGGACCGACGATGGAGATCCTGCGCGCGCCCGCCCACCCCTACACGTCGCGCCTGATCGCCTGCGTGCCTGAACTGGGCGAGGGCAAACGCAAGCTCGAGGCGATCCCGGGCCTGCCGCCTTCGGTCGACAATCTGCCGGCAGGCTGTGCCTTTGCGGATCGCTGTCTGAAGGCGCAACCAGCCTGCAAAGAAGGCGAGATACTGCTCGAGGGGACCGGATCGCGCACCGTGCGCTGCCTCTATCCCGAGCCCAGTTTCGCGGAGGAGACCGCATGA
- a CDS encoding ABC transporter permease, whose product MGSYILKRLLLAVPVILGITVIVFLIMAMIPGDPATAILGSYATPENVARLNRDLGLDQPLVARYFIWLGNMLHGDFGQSFSLNRPVIDEVLERFNNTLILAGTSFVLCTVFGILAGVISAARQYGFADKAITFVVLLGISIPSFFLGMMMILIFAVDLQWLPVSGMYAIYGGGDLPDLIHHLTMPALALAVVATGVVARLSRSAMLEVLRQDFIRTARAKGVKEGRVIWGHALRAAMVSIIPVLGIQAGFVLSGAVYIEIVFQWPGIGRMLVDAILQRDILLVQGGVVFVASCYVIFNIIVDVAQSLLDPRIKT is encoded by the coding sequence ATGGGCAGCTATATCCTCAAACGGCTCTTGCTGGCGGTGCCCGTGATCCTCGGGATCACGGTGATCGTTTTCCTGATCATGGCGATGATCCCAGGCGACCCGGCCACCGCGATCCTTGGAAGCTATGCCACCCCCGAGAACGTGGCGCGGCTGAACCGCGATCTGGGCCTCGATCAGCCCTTGGTGGCGCGCTATTTCATCTGGCTGGGGAACATGCTTCACGGCGATTTCGGGCAGAGCTTCTCGCTCAACCGTCCCGTTATCGACGAGGTGCTGGAGCGGTTCAACAACACGCTGATCCTTGCGGGCACCTCCTTCGTTCTATGCACGGTTTTCGGCATTCTCGCAGGCGTAATTTCGGCCGCGCGTCAGTATGGATTCGCCGACAAGGCAATCACCTTCGTGGTGCTTCTGGGCATCTCGATCCCGTCCTTCTTCCTCGGAATGATGATGATCCTGATCTTTGCGGTGGACCTGCAATGGCTGCCGGTCTCGGGGATGTATGCGATCTATGGCGGCGGCGACCTGCCCGACCTGATCCATCATCTCACGATGCCCGCGCTGGCACTTGCGGTAGTGGCGACCGGCGTGGTGGCGCGGCTGTCGCGCTCGGCCATGCTGGAGGTGCTGCGGCAGGATTTCATCCGCACCGCGCGCGCCAAGGGTGTGAAAGAGGGCCGCGTGATCTGGGGCCATGCGCTCCGTGCGGCGATGGTCTCGATCATTCCGGTGCTGGGCATTCAGGCGGGCTTCGTGCTGTCGGGCGCGGTCTATATCGAGATCGTCTTCCAGTGGCCCGGCATTGGGCGGATGCTGGTCGATGCGATCTTGCAGCGTGACATCCTGCTCGTCCAAGGCGGCGTCGTCTTCGTCGCCAGCTGCTATGTCATCTTCAACATCATCGTCGATGTCGCCCAGAGCCTTCTAGACCCGAGGATCAAGACATGA
- a CDS encoding ABC transporter substrate-binding protein yields the protein MTKLTLTRRGLLISGVATGVLMGTGLPSMAATPPGVLVVGQIAEPKALDPAAVTAVNDFRILMNLYDGLVRYKSGTLEVEPALAESWDISDDGKTYTFHLRQGVKFHDGSDFDAEAVKFNFERMLDENHPYYHTGPFPLAFFFSSVDTIDAKDPQTVVFTLKEPYAPFLSNLAYPTGLIVSPTAVKKFDKDFGRNPVGTGPFTFKEWRPNEAVVVEGNPDYWDTPTALKAVIFRPITDANTRVAEMLAGGIDLMVEVPPVALKEFQNDKYHLVEQAGPHLWFLILDCAKGPFKDKKARQAANYAINKEAIVNDVLEGTATVANGPTPAAFAWAHDDSLDPYPYDPEKAKALLKEAGVAEGTEVTFYVTDGGSGMLDPVAMGTAIQADLKAVGLNAKIETFEWNTFLGKVNPGLDSNGQHVDMAEMAWMTNDPDTLPYLALRTDAWPDKGGFNSGYYSNPEVDKLLEEARTATDQSKRAELYKKMQQIVHDDAPWVFVANWKQNAVTNDKVSDFTLQPSFFLLLKDVTKA from the coding sequence CCTGATGGGAACCGGTCTGCCCTCGATGGCGGCGACCCCGCCAGGCGTTCTGGTCGTCGGCCAGATCGCGGAACCCAAGGCGCTCGATCCGGCGGCGGTCACCGCTGTGAACGACTTCCGCATCCTGATGAATCTCTATGATGGGCTGGTGCGCTACAAATCCGGCACGCTCGAAGTCGAACCGGCCCTCGCCGAGAGCTGGGACATCTCCGACGATGGCAAAACCTACACGTTCCATCTGCGTCAGGGCGTGAAATTCCATGACGGGTCCGATTTCGACGCCGAGGCGGTGAAGTTCAACTTCGAGCGGATGCTCGACGAGAACCACCCCTATTACCACACCGGCCCCTTCCCGCTCGCCTTCTTCTTCTCGAGCGTGGACACGATCGACGCGAAAGACCCCCAAACCGTGGTGTTCACGCTGAAAGAGCCCTATGCGCCCTTCCTGTCGAACCTCGCCTATCCGACGGGGCTGATCGTCTCGCCGACGGCGGTGAAGAAATTCGACAAGGATTTCGGCCGCAACCCGGTCGGCACCGGACCCTTCACCTTCAAGGAATGGCGCCCCAACGAGGCCGTCGTGGTCGAGGGCAACCCCGACTACTGGGACACGCCCACCGCGCTCAAGGCGGTCATCTTCCGCCCGATCACGGATGCCAATACCCGCGTGGCCGAGATGCTGGCCGGCGGGATCGACCTGATGGTCGAGGTGCCGCCCGTGGCGCTCAAGGAGTTCCAGAACGACAAGTATCACCTTGTCGAGCAGGCGGGGCCGCATCTGTGGTTCCTGATCCTCGATTGCGCCAAGGGGCCGTTCAAGGACAAGAAAGCCCGTCAGGCCGCGAACTACGCGATCAACAAGGAAGCGATCGTCAACGACGTGCTCGAAGGCACGGCGACGGTCGCCAACGGCCCGACGCCCGCGGCCTTCGCGTGGGCGCATGACGACAGCCTCGACCCCTATCCCTACGATCCGGAGAAAGCCAAGGCGCTTCTGAAAGAGGCTGGCGTGGCCGAGGGCACGGAAGTGACCTTCTACGTCACCGATGGCGGCTCGGGGATGCTCGACCCGGTGGCGATGGGCACCGCGATCCAGGCCGACCTGAAGGCGGTGGGGCTGAACGCAAAGATCGAAACCTTCGAGTGGAACACCTTCCTCGGAAAGGTGAACCCGGGGCTCGACTCGAACGGGCAACATGTCGACATGGCCGAGATGGCATGGATGACGAACGACCCCGACACCCTGCCCTATCTTGCGCTGCGCACCGATGCCTGGCCCGACAAGGGCGGGTTCAACTCGGGCTATTACTCGAACCCCGAGGTCGACAAGCTGCTCGAAGAGGCGCGCACCGCAACCGATCAGTCCAAGCGCGCCGAGCTCTACAAGAAGATGCAGCAGATCGTGCATGACGACGCGCCTTGGGTCTTCGTGGCGAACTGGAAGCAGAACGCGGTGACCAACGACAAAGTGTCGGACTTCACGCTGCAGCCCTCGTTCTTCCTGCTCCTCAAGGACGTGACGAAGGCCTGA